From Macaca mulatta isolate MMU2019108-1 chromosome 1, T2T-MMU8v2.0, whole genome shotgun sequence, the proteins below share one genomic window:
- the LOC114678808 gene encoding uncharacterized protein LOC114678808 yields MSLTPVCHKSSLNLSSFPTAGNGQRPDHGASRERAETGPRPQPGTRRDLTTAPAGNAQRPDQGASRERPQTGPRRHPGTPTDRTTAPPGKAQRPDQGASRKRPRTGPPRKPETPRDRTTAPVKIF; encoded by the exons ATGTC TCTGACACCGGTATGTCACAAAAGCTCACTAAACCTCAGCTCCTTCCCGACAGCCGGGAACGGGCAGAGACCTGACCACGGCGCCAGCCGGGAACGCGCAGAGACCGGACCAAGGCCCCAGCCGGGAACGCGCAGAGACCTGACCACGGCGCCAGCCGGGAACGCGCAGAGACCGGACCAAGGCGCCAGCCGGGAACGCCCACAGACCGGACCACGGCGCCACCCGGGAACGCCCACGGACCGGACCACGGCGCCACCCGGGAAGGCCCAGAGACCGGACCAGGGTGCCAGCCGGAAACGCCCGCGGACCGGACCACCGCGCAAGCCGGAAACGCCCAGAGACCGGACCACCGCGCCAGTG aaAATATTTTAG